One Mesorhizobium sp. L-2-11 genomic region harbors:
- a CDS encoding CapA family protein, protein MSNYPLSYKLSWLPRFLKPSLSGDRQGFAPAAGIMIEPPPARTVQLAFVGDISAVANRSAPQCDPAITTLLGSADLVVGNCESPVVERPSAAMGTKLGTRHAMTGHFLAEALGAAGISHEKLVLSLANNHALDQGVEGFDETVAALERLGIRSIGTAAAGPVECLAVGPLTIGFAAFTLWRNAGAAAFAGRVSMQGEPAQWPRRDAVDLTCAVPHWDWEFRHFTQAATRALARHLAAQGVGLIAGHHAHVVQPVEQIGKSLVAYGLGDFLGTAFSRQPWPGRIGGILTVDISADAGTRGAIAAYRLHPFMRLRAGDHERLVPIEALEGRMRSKVENRWKAIFP, encoded by the coding sequence GTGTCGAATTATCCGCTTTCCTATAAATTGTCCTGGCTGCCACGCTTCTTGAAGCCTTCGCTCAGTGGCGATCGACAAGGCTTTGCGCCGGCGGCAGGAATCATGATCGAGCCGCCACCGGCACGGACGGTGCAACTCGCCTTTGTCGGCGACATTTCCGCCGTGGCCAATCGCAGCGCGCCGCAATGCGACCCGGCGATCACCACGCTGCTCGGCTCCGCCGATCTGGTGGTCGGCAATTGCGAAAGCCCGGTGGTGGAGCGACCGAGCGCGGCGATGGGCACGAAGCTTGGCACCCGTCACGCCATGACCGGGCACTTTCTTGCAGAGGCACTGGGGGCCGCCGGCATCTCGCATGAGAAACTGGTGCTGTCGCTCGCCAACAATCATGCGCTCGACCAGGGCGTCGAGGGCTTCGACGAGACCGTGGCGGCACTGGAACGGCTTGGCATCCGCAGCATCGGTACCGCAGCCGCCGGTCCGGTCGAATGCCTTGCGGTCGGGCCGCTGACAATCGGCTTTGCCGCCTTCACGCTGTGGCGCAACGCCGGCGCAGCGGCGTTCGCCGGCCGGGTGTCGATGCAAGGCGAGCCGGCACAATGGCCGCGCCGCGACGCCGTCGACCTTACCTGCGCCGTGCCACATTGGGATTGGGAATTCCGGCATTTTACACAGGCCGCAACGCGGGCACTGGCACGGCATCTGGCCGCGCAAGGCGTCGGGCTGATCGCTGGCCATCATGCCCATGTCGTGCAGCCGGTGGAGCAGATCGGCAAGTCGCTCGTCGCCTATGGGCTCGGCGATTTCCTCGGCACCGCCTTTTCGCGGCAGCCGTGGCCCGGCCGCATCGGCGGCATCCTGACCGTCGATATCAGCGCCGACGCCGGCACGCGTGGCGCCATTGCCGCCTACCGGCTGCATCCCTTCATGCGGCTGCGCGCCGGCGACCATGAGCGGCTGGTTCCCATCGAGGCGCTGGAGGGCCGAATGCGCAGCAAAGTCGAAAATCGGTGGAAAGCGATTTTTCCGTAG
- a CDS encoding diacylglycerol/lipid kinase family protein has translation MKVGVVLNPIAGGGWLKRHWPEVSASLRRHFGDFELRETQVTGDAERLALVLAASGFDLVIAAGGDGTASEVADGLLQAFAESGRTAELGLLPCGAGIDFARGLGLSDEVDLTLKRIAEAKARRIDAGRISYVDDHGALASRHFINIASLGLSGATDRAVNADKRKGNVSAKALFYWRTVWEFMRYRFQDVVITVDDGVPVEVRVALVAVANGKFFGAGMMIAPDAELDDGQFDIVILRAAGKLKLIWDIRLLYGGRHRNHPAITILRGRKVVVEPLGDVQKNGALVDVDGESPGRIPATFEILPGALTLRY, from the coding sequence TTGAAGGTCGGGGTGGTTCTCAATCCGATTGCCGGCGGCGGCTGGCTCAAGCGGCATTGGCCGGAGGTCAGCGCTTCGCTCAGGAGACATTTCGGCGATTTCGAGCTGCGCGAGACGCAGGTGACCGGCGACGCCGAACGGCTGGCGCTGGTCCTTGCCGCCAGCGGCTTCGACTTGGTGATCGCGGCGGGCGGCGACGGCACCGCCAGCGAAGTTGCCGACGGGCTGCTGCAGGCATTTGCGGAAAGCGGCCGGACGGCCGAGCTCGGCCTGCTGCCTTGCGGCGCCGGCATCGATTTCGCCCGCGGGCTCGGTCTTTCGGACGAGGTCGACCTGACGCTGAAGCGCATCGCCGAGGCCAAGGCCCGCAGGATCGATGCCGGCCGCATCTCCTATGTCGACGACCATGGCGCGCTGGCCAGCCGCCATTTCATCAACATCGCCAGCCTCGGTTTGTCGGGCGCCACCGACCGCGCGGTCAACGCCGACAAGCGCAAGGGCAATGTGTCGGCCAAGGCGCTGTTCTACTGGCGCACCGTGTGGGAATTCATGCGCTACCGGTTCCAGGACGTCGTGATCACCGTCGACGACGGCGTCCCGGTCGAGGTGCGCGTCGCGCTGGTGGCGGTGGCCAACGGAAAGTTCTTCGGCGCCGGCATGATGATCGCGCCGGATGCCGAACTGGACGACGGTCAGTTCGACATCGTCATCCTGCGCGCGGCTGGCAAGCTGAAGCTGATCTGGGACATCCGTCTGCTCTATGGCGGCCGGCATCGCAACCACCCGGCAATCACCATTTTGCGCGGCAGGAAAGTCGTTGTCGAACCGCTCGGCGATGTGCAGAAGAACGGCGCGCTGGTCGATGTAGACGGTGAATCGCCGGGGCGAATACCGGCGACCTTCGAGATCCTGCCCGGCGCGCTGACGCTGAGGTATTGA
- a CDS encoding mandelate racemase/muconate lactonizing enzyme family protein, with the protein MKITDVKTWVVGNPPPGIGGKYFIFVKLTTDGGVVGYGEAYNATFSAHVTARMIEDMAERYLVGRDPHDVENFFRRAYSSGFTQRPDVSGMGCFSALEIACWDIIGKEAGKPVYKLLGGQVNETLRSYTYLYPHSGSVHSEDARGNNVYNDPEMAAECALEYVEQGFNAVKLDPAGPYTAFDGHQPRLVDIDLSARMVKAIRAAVGTRADILFGTHGQFTASGALRMARAIEPYDPLWFEEPVPPDMPEVMAQVARGTSIPIATGERLTTKFEFARVIENRAATILQPDLGRSGGILETKKIAAMAEAYHIQVAPHCYCGPIVGAANIQLAVTLPNFLILESLKQWDGFHEKLLKKKIEWQDGNVIPSKEPGLGVELDEAVCEAHPWTGTDLHLQMMQTPLTP; encoded by the coding sequence ATGAAAATCACCGACGTAAAAACCTGGGTTGTCGGCAATCCACCGCCCGGCATCGGCGGCAAGTATTTCATCTTCGTTAAGCTCACCACCGACGGCGGCGTCGTCGGCTATGGCGAGGCCTACAACGCCACCTTCTCCGCCCACGTCACCGCGAGAATGATCGAGGACATGGCCGAGCGCTATCTCGTCGGCCGCGATCCGCACGACGTCGAGAACTTCTTCCGCCGCGCCTATTCTTCGGGCTTCACCCAGCGCCCCGACGTGTCCGGCATGGGCTGTTTTTCGGCGCTCGAAATCGCCTGCTGGGACATCATCGGCAAGGAGGCCGGCAAGCCGGTCTACAAGCTGCTCGGCGGCCAGGTTAACGAAACGCTACGTTCCTATACATACCTCTATCCGCACAGCGGCAGCGTCCATTCGGAAGATGCCCGCGGCAACAACGTCTACAACGATCCCGAAATGGCGGCCGAATGCGCGCTCGAATATGTCGAGCAGGGTTTTAATGCCGTCAAGCTCGATCCGGCCGGCCCCTACACCGCCTTTGACGGTCACCAGCCGCGTCTCGTCGACATCGATCTCTCCGCTCGCATGGTCAAGGCGATCCGCGCGGCGGTCGGCACAAGGGCCGACATCCTGTTCGGCACGCATGGCCAGTTCACCGCATCGGGCGCGCTGCGCATGGCCCGCGCCATCGAACCCTACGACCCGCTGTGGTTCGAGGAGCCGGTGCCGCCCGACATGCCCGAAGTGATGGCCCAGGTGGCGCGCGGCACGTCGATCCCGATCGCCACCGGCGAGCGGCTGACGACCAAGTTCGAGTTTGCCCGCGTCATCGAGAACCGCGCCGCGACCATTCTGCAGCCCGACCTCGGCCGCTCCGGCGGCATTCTCGAAACCAAGAAGATCGCCGCCATGGCCGAGGCCTATCACATCCAGGTCGCACCGCACTGCTATTGCGGGCCGATCGTCGGTGCGGCCAACATCCAGCTAGCCGTGACCTTGCCCAACTTCCTCATCCTGGAATCGCTGAAGCAGTGGGACGGTTTTCACGAAAAGCTGCTGAAGAAGAAGATCGAGTGGCAGGACGGCAACGTCATTCCGTCGAAGGAGCCAGGCCTTGGCGTCGAGCTCGACGAAGCCGTTTGCGAGGCGCATCCCTGGACCGGCACGGACCTGCATCTGCAGATGATGCAGACGCCGTTGACGCCGTGA
- a CDS encoding GMC family oxidoreductase, protein MQTYDFIVVGSGSAGSVVAERLSASGRFSVLVLEAGGSDRRFYVQMPLGYGKTFFDPAVNWNYKTEPDPGLAGNVDHWPRGKLLGGSSSINAMVWIRGAREDFDAWAAAGNPGWAFDDLLPAFKALEDNQAGADQWRGVGGPLHITDCSTSVHPLTKRYLAAANQAGLPFNPDFNGAFQEGAGIYQITTKNGRRMSAARAFLRPAMKRKNLRVETNALATRILFEGKQAVGIEYLQNDETKTARAGREVILSGGSVNSPQLLQLSGVGPSALLGALGIAVIHANENVGANLQDHVGVNYTFRGRLPTLNQILRPWWGKLMVGMQYMLTRSGPLSLSMNNAGGFFRTDPALSRPNMQLYFQAFSTVIPKSGERPILTPDPWPGFSIGLSNCRPSSRGEIMIRSANPLEYPKIVANAYSTEADVAEMLAAVKFIRKIAAMPAMAEIIEEEVLPGPSITSDADLIEDFRKRSGTVYHPVSTCRMGPDAARAVVDPRLRVHGLAGLRVIDASIFPDNLTGNTNAASIMTGWKGAELVLEDQE, encoded by the coding sequence ATGCAGACCTATGATTTCATCGTCGTTGGCTCCGGCTCGGCCGGCTCGGTTGTAGCCGAAAGACTTTCGGCCTCGGGCCGCTTTTCGGTGTTGGTGCTCGAGGCCGGCGGCAGCGACCGGCGTTTCTACGTGCAGATGCCGCTCGGCTACGGCAAGACCTTCTTCGACCCGGCGGTCAACTGGAACTACAAGACCGAGCCGGACCCCGGCCTCGCCGGCAATGTCGACCACTGGCCGCGCGGCAAGCTGCTCGGCGGCTCGAGCTCGATCAACGCCATGGTCTGGATCAGGGGCGCGCGCGAGGATTTCGACGCTTGGGCAGCGGCCGGCAATCCCGGCTGGGCATTCGACGACCTGCTGCCCGCCTTCAAGGCGCTGGAGGACAATCAGGCCGGCGCCGATCAATGGCGCGGCGTTGGCGGTCCGCTGCACATCACCGACTGCTCGACCTCGGTTCATCCGCTGACCAAGCGCTATCTGGCGGCCGCCAATCAGGCCGGCCTGCCGTTCAACCCGGATTTCAACGGCGCCTTTCAGGAAGGCGCCGGCATCTATCAGATCACCACCAAGAACGGCCGCCGCATGTCGGCCGCCCGCGCCTTCCTGCGCCCGGCGATGAAGCGCAAAAACCTCCGCGTCGAGACCAACGCGCTGGCAACCAGAATCCTGTTCGAGGGCAAGCAGGCTGTCGGCATCGAGTATCTCCAAAATGATGAGACGAAAACTGCCCGCGCCGGTCGCGAGGTCATCCTGTCGGGCGGCTCGGTCAATTCGCCCCAGTTGCTGCAGCTTTCCGGGGTCGGCCCATCGGCCCTGCTCGGCGCGCTCGGCATTGCCGTCATTCATGCCAATGAAAATGTCGGAGCGAACCTGCAAGACCATGTCGGCGTCAATTACACCTTCAGGGGCAGGCTGCCGACGCTCAACCAGATCCTGCGCCCGTGGTGGGGCAAGCTCATGGTCGGCATGCAATACATGCTGACGCGCTCCGGCCCGCTGTCGCTGTCGATGAACAATGCCGGCGGTTTTTTCCGCACCGACCCGGCGCTTTCACGGCCCAACATGCAGCTCTATTTCCAGGCATTCTCGACCGTCATCCCGAAGAGCGGCGAACGTCCGATCCTGACGCCAGACCCATGGCCGGGCTTTTCCATCGGTCTGTCCAATTGCCGTCCGTCGAGCCGTGGCGAGATCATGATCCGCTCCGCCAATCCGCTCGAGTATCCGAAGATCGTCGCCAACGCCTATTCGACCGAGGCTGATGTCGCCGAAATGCTGGCGGCGGTGAAGTTCATCCGGAAGATCGCCGCCATGCCGGCGATGGCCGAGATCATCGAGGAAGAGGTGTTGCCGGGCCCGTCAATCACCTCCGACGCCGACCTGATCGAGGATTTCAGGAAACGCTCGGGCACAGTCTATCATCCGGTCTCGACCTGCCGCATGGGACCGGACGCTGCCCGCGCCGTTGTCGACCCGCGCCTGCGGGTTCACGGCCTCGCCGGCTTGCGGGTCATCGACGCCTCGATCTTTCCCGATAACCTCACCGGCAACACCAACGCCGCCTCGATCATGACCGGATGGAAGGGCGCCGAACTGGTTCTGGAGGATCAAGAATGA
- a CDS encoding GNAT family N-acetyltransferase, translating to MKLTTRPLTSDLWPALEDLFGESAVCSRCWCMYGRIGSSYRKRPGEENKAAFRRAVEHGPSPGVLAFDGDTAVGWCQVTPRNAVPWLDRLWQLKRVDDAPVWSLSCLYVRKAYRRQGVTSHLIAAALEAARRADAPALEAYPFDADVSPSASGSGYASTFARAGFRVVARRVPGRPIMRYDFKQNADYGV from the coding sequence ATGAAACTTACCACTCGCCCTCTGACATCAGATCTGTGGCCCGCGCTCGAAGACCTGTTCGGTGAGAGCGCCGTCTGCAGTCGCTGTTGGTGCATGTACGGGCGGATCGGCAGTTCTTATCGAAAGCGACCAGGCGAGGAAAACAAGGCTGCGTTCCGGCGAGCCGTCGAGCATGGTCCCTCCCCAGGCGTACTCGCTTTCGACGGCGATACTGCTGTCGGCTGGTGCCAGGTGACGCCGCGAAATGCCGTGCCCTGGCTCGATCGGCTGTGGCAGCTCAAGCGGGTGGATGACGCGCCGGTCTGGTCCCTGTCCTGCCTCTACGTGCGAAAGGCATACCGCCGGCAAGGCGTCACATCCCACCTGATCGCAGCGGCGCTGGAAGCTGCAAGGCGCGCGGACGCGCCTGCGCTTGAGGCCTATCCTTTTGATGCCGACGTATCGCCGAGTGCTTCCGGCAGCGGCTACGCTTCCACCTTCGCTCGCGCCGGGTTCAGGGTCGTCGCCCGCAGGGTGCCCGGCCGCCCGATCATGCGTTACGACTTCAAGCAAAATGCTGATTATGGCGTATGA
- a CDS encoding acyl-CoA thioesterase produces MVQYADGRPIGDLTLRTLAMPSDANAAGDIFGGWVMAQMDLACGIRAAERAKGRVVTAAVKEMSFAKAMKIGDTLCIYTHVERVGRTSMTLKVEAWAQRYLSDLMEKVTHADFVMVALDGEGKPKAVPAES; encoded by the coding sequence ATGGTGCAATACGCGGATGGGCGGCCGATTGGCGATCTGACGCTGAGGACCTTGGCGATGCCTTCGGACGCCAATGCGGCGGGCGACATTTTTGGCGGCTGGGTGATGGCGCAGATGGATCTGGCCTGCGGCATTCGCGCCGCCGAGCGCGCCAAGGGCCGCGTGGTGACGGCAGCGGTGAAGGAAATGTCGTTCGCCAAAGCGATGAAGATCGGCGACACGCTGTGCATCTATACCCATGTCGAGCGCGTCGGCCGCACCTCGATGACGCTCAAGGTCGAGGCTTGGGCGCAGCGCTACCTCTCCGACCTGATGGAGAAGGTCACCCACGCCGACTTCGTCATGGTGGCGCTGGACGGCGAAGGCAAGCCGAAGGCGGTTCCGGCGGAAAGCTGA
- a CDS encoding winged helix-turn-helix transcriptional regulator, with amino-acid sequence MIPRHPHRTEDCRAISEILQRVGDKWTVLVVGKLGDGPLRFNELRSAVGGISQKMLTTTLRGLERDGFVTRTVFPTIPPRVDYELTDLGYELLVPVGALGEWARKNTERVKAAREKFDEIHA; translated from the coding sequence TTGATACCAAGGCACCCGCACCGCACCGAGGACTGCCGCGCCATCTCGGAAATCCTGCAGCGCGTCGGCGACAAATGGACCGTGCTCGTCGTCGGCAAGCTCGGTGACGGGCCGCTGCGCTTCAACGAACTGCGCAGCGCCGTCGGCGGCATTTCGCAAAAGATGCTGACCACCACATTGCGCGGTCTGGAGCGCGACGGCTTCGTCACCCGGACCGTGTTTCCGACCATTCCGCCGCGCGTCGACTATGAGCTGACCGACCTTGGCTACGAGCTGCTCGTGCCGGTCGGCGCGCTCGGCGAATGGGCGCGCAAGAACACCGAGCGGGTCAAGGCCGCGCGCGAAAAGTTCGATGAGATACATGCCTGA